One segment of Stappia sp. 28M-7 DNA contains the following:
- a CDS encoding GNAT family N-acetyltransferase gives MSEQTRDSDGFDRPDPVISAGDPLPVLPRAAALGMVFRRMRPEADLPFLFRLYASTREDELAPVPWSAEQKAAFLAQQFQAQHSHYMQHMPQADWMVIELAGQPVGRLYLDTRESELRIVDVALMPAQRSRGLGGAILTDVLELAERGGRGVGIHVEQFNPAMRLYQRLGFVKCGETGVYHLMRWDPPAATR, from the coding sequence ATGAGCGAGCAAACCCGGGATTCGGACGGTTTCGACCGCCCGGATCCCGTCATATCGGCAGGCGATCCGCTGCCTGTGCTGCCACGCGCCGCCGCGCTGGGAATGGTCTTCCGCCGCATGAGGCCGGAAGCTGATCTGCCGTTTCTCTTTCGTCTCTATGCCTCGACCCGCGAGGACGAACTCGCGCCGGTGCCCTGGAGCGCAGAGCAGAAGGCCGCCTTCCTGGCGCAGCAATTCCAGGCGCAACACAGCCACTACATGCAGCACATGCCGCAGGCGGACTGGATGGTCATCGAACTGGCTGGCCAGCCTGTCGGGCGGCTTTATCTCGACACGCGCGAAAGCGAGTTGCGGATCGTCGACGTCGCGCTCATGCCGGCGCAGCGCAGCCGGGGCCTGGGTGGCGCGATCCTGACGGATGTTCTGGAACTGGCCGAGCGCGGCGGGCGCGGCGTCGGCATCCATGTGGAGCAGTTCAATCCGGCCATGCGCCTCTATCAGCGCCTTGGCTTCGTCAAGTGTGGCGAGACGGGCGTCTATCACCTCATGCGCTGGGACCCGCCTGCGGCAACCCGGTGA
- a CDS encoding phage tail protein, translating into MSDPFVAEIRIFAGNFAPKGWAYCDGQLMPISQNTALFSLLGTTYGGDGKSTFALPDLQGRSPMQHGQGPGLSFRHLGESSGSETVTLLQTEMPQHTHRVQAVARSQFTVGNTNAVEGNLLASPRTGNQYTAGPAGEMMAPQSVGVNGGSQPHNNMQPYLTLTFIIALQGIFPPRP; encoded by the coding sequence ATGTCCGATCCTTTCGTTGCGGAAATCCGCATATTCGCTGGCAATTTCGCCCCCAAGGGATGGGCGTATTGCGATGGTCAGCTGATGCCGATCTCGCAGAATACCGCCTTGTTCTCGCTGCTGGGCACTACCTATGGCGGCGACGGCAAGTCGACCTTCGCGCTGCCAGACCTGCAGGGCCGCTCGCCCATGCAGCATGGCCAGGGGCCCGGCTTGAGCTTCCGACATCTCGGCGAGTCGAGCGGCAGCGAGACCGTGACGCTGCTCCAGACGGAAATGCCGCAGCATACGCACCGGGTTCAGGCCGTGGCGCGTAGCCAGTTCACTGTCGGCAACACCAACGCCGTCGAAGGCAACTTGCTGGCCTCTCCGCGTACCGGCAACCAGTACACGGCCGGGCCGGCAGGCGAGATGATGGCGCCCCAGTCGGTCGGCGTGAACGGCGGCAGCCAGCCGCATAACAACATGCAGCCGTATCTAACTCTGACGTTCATCATCGCTCTGCAGGGCATCTTCCCGCCGCGCCCGTGA
- a CDS encoding phage tail protein: MSMPYIGEIRMFGGNFAPLGWEFCNGQLLSIAENETLFNLIGTTYGGDGQNTFALPDLRGRLPLHFGQGPGQPAYVLSESGGSEEVTLTQQQIPSHSHMLVANKATGTEASPQNHVLASAAAGDPYFASQTPPPSTELGPNAIQVTGGSQPHNNMAPYLAVSFIISLYGIYPSPT; this comes from the coding sequence ATGTCCATGCCCTATATCGGCGAAATCCGCATGTTCGGCGGCAATTTCGCGCCGCTCGGCTGGGAGTTCTGCAATGGCCAGTTGCTGTCCATCGCCGAGAACGAAACGCTCTTCAATCTGATCGGCACCACCTATGGCGGCGACGGGCAGAACACGTTCGCACTGCCCGACCTGCGCGGCCGTCTGCCGCTGCATTTCGGACAAGGCCCCGGCCAGCCGGCCTATGTGTTGTCGGAATCAGGAGGATCCGAAGAGGTCACATTGACCCAGCAGCAGATCCCGAGCCACTCGCACATGCTGGTCGCCAACAAGGCGACGGGCACGGAAGCGTCGCCGCAGAACCACGTGCTGGCCTCGGCGGCTGCCGGAGATCCCTACTTCGCCTCGCAGACACCGCCGCCCTCCACCGAGTTGGGCCCGAATGCGATCCAGGTTACCGGCGGCAGCCAACCACACAACAACATGGCGCCCTATCTCGCCGTCAGCTTCATCATCTCGCTTTACGGCATCTATCCTTCGCCGACCTGA
- a CDS encoding phage tail protein, with the protein MSEPFLAEIRIMSFNFPPKGWAFCNGQLLPINQNQALFALLGTTYGGNGTTNFALPDLRSRVPVHVGSGFTLGQRAGETSHTLTTPEMPEHNHLPMASATAVDTNTPTNNYLGNNLGLLYGPLANSVTMSPSSLSNVGGSQPHQNMQPFLTLNFCIALQGIFPSPN; encoded by the coding sequence ATGTCAGAACCGTTTCTTGCGGAAATCAGGATCATGAGTTTCAACTTCCCGCCAAAGGGATGGGCCTTCTGCAACGGTCAGCTTCTGCCGATCAACCAGAACCAGGCTCTGTTCGCCCTGCTCGGGACGACCTATGGCGGCAACGGGACGACCAATTTTGCTCTACCCGATCTTCGCAGCAGGGTACCGGTGCATGTGGGAAGCGGGTTCACCCTCGGCCAGCGCGCCGGCGAGACAAGCCATACGCTGACGACACCCGAGATGCCCGAGCACAACCACCTGCCGATGGCTTCGGCAACGGCGGTCGACACCAACACTCCGACCAACAACTATCTCGGCAACAATCTCGGTCTGCTCTATGGGCCGCTTGCCAACTCGGTCACGATGTCGCCGAGCAGCCTCTCGAATGTCGGAGGCAGCCAGCCGCACCAGAACATGCAGCCGTTCCTGACGCTGAATTTCTGCATTGCGCTGCAGGGAATCTTCCCGTCGCCAAATTGA